The Polyangium aurulentum genomic interval AGGTGTGGGGGACGCTCGGGTCGAGATCATCGGCGTTGAAGACGAGGCAGAGCCATTCGTCCCAGCGCGGGGTCGCGACGAAGCGGCGGGCGCCGCGCGCCGACTCGACGACGAGCGTGACGGGGCTCGTGTCGCGGGCCTGGATCCAGATGCGCGCGCCCTTGTCGCTCGTCTCGCCGATCATGGGACCTGCGAAGACCGGGCCGTCGGAGTGGCTGTTCAAGGCGCCGGGGAAGCCGCCCTCGGCCTCGGAGGGGAGCGACAGGCGAACGCCGCTCCAGCTGCCGCGATCGAGCTCGTCGCCGTGGAAGCGCCACTTGCCTTCGAAGTTGTTGGCGCCTCGATCGAAGCGCAGATCGAGCTCGCCCGTGCGCCCGTTCGCGCGCTGCGTCCAGGTGCCGCGGAGGCGGTCGCCGTGCAGCGTGGCCTCGAGCTCGCCGTCTTGATGCGGATAGGTGCCCTGCACCTGATCGCCGCGCGCCTCGAGGCGAAGGGGCCCGAAGTTGGTGAAGTAATCGCCGGTGATAGGGAGGGATGCTGTCATGGTGAGGCGAAAAGACTAACACGCCCGAGCGAGCGCGTCGTCCTCCTCCGCCTGCATTCAGCGTTATCGAGAGGGGATGCACAGGACAGGCCAGCGAGAAAAAATTCGCTGGGCTCCCATGGTTTTCGTTACCCTGCTCGCATTGCGCACATCAGTGACCATCCGCTGACGGTCTCGGGCATCGGTATTCGTCGATGGCGCAAGATCCCGACGCTCATGGGTGCCACGCGAGGCACCGTCGCCATTGCAATATTTCGTCCCGGGTGCCCCTCGTCGGCCGCATCGCCCCCCTTGCGCCGTCCCGCCGCTGCGTGCACTCTCGACCGAACATGCCTCTGACACGCGAAGAGACCCGTGCGCTCCTCGATCGCGCCCTGCCCTTCGAGGGCCCGCGCTTCGATCTCCGCCTCGCAGACGGCGCGGACGCGATCCGCGACGACGATAACGGCGACCTCGTCGCCCGGCTCGTGCTCTCCACGTACGACGAGGACGCAGAGGGCGCGCGCTCCGTGCGCGATCTGAAAGAGCAAGAGGTCCGGCTCGTCCCCAAGGCCCACCGCGACGACCGCGACCGCGCCGAGGCTTTCGTGCGGGCATCGATCAAGAGCCTGGGGCCGCTCGTCGAGGGGTTCTTCGGCGGCGAGCCGGAGATGCTGACGCCCTCGGATCTGATTTGCGGGGAGCTGCTCGACGATCCCGCGCTGCGATCGGAGGCCGAGTTTGCCGCGGCGATCGCGGACGTCGAGCGGCTCGCGCAGGTGTGGGAGGGGCGCGATCGCGCGCAGGTGCTCGAGGTCGCAGAGAGCTGCGGAATCGGCGAGCACGGCCCGGCGCTGCTCGCGCTGCGGCGCAATTCGATTCGAATCCGCGCGGACGAGCTAGACGAGGACGACGCGGTAGCCCTCCCCGTGGGGGAGTCGCGCATCGGCGGCCTGCCGGACCTGCCGCGTGGCATGGAATGGCCGCGGTACGAGGACCGGCCTCTCGTCTTTCTCGCGCAAATCGACCTCTCCGAGACCACGCTGCTCGATGACGAGGATCTATTGCCGCACACCGGCTGGCTGTGGTTCTTTTACGATGCGCTCGAATCGAAGGAGCCGAACGACGCGACCTGGCGCGGCGGTGCGCGCGTGATCTACCGCGACGTCGACCGCGCCAGGCTCGTCCGCGCCTCCCCACCCGAGCACCCGAGCATGCCCGAGCCCTTCCCCGCGCACGCGCTCACGCTGGAGAGCGAGCGCGTGATGCCGCCGCTCGAGACGCCGTTTCTGACCCTGCTCGCCTCGTCTCCAGGCGCGCTGCACGGCTTCGGCGATTTCCTGTGGCGCACCGCCGAATGGGATCCCGAGCGCCCCATTCACCGGCTCCTCGGCTACGCCACGCCGCTCCAGGGCGACCCGTATCTGTACGCGCACGTCGGGGCGATCGGCGAGAGCTTCGAGGGCTGGAACGACGCGGGCGAGCGGGAAAGGGCCATCCTGCGCGGCGCGACCGAGTGGCGTTTGCTTTTACAGATCGACTCCGAGCCCGACAATCGACTGCTCCACCAGGACGGCGGCTATTACTACATCTTCATCCGCGAGGAGGCCCTGCGCGCGCGCCGCTTCGAAGAGGCCTGGGGCGTCTTTCAAAGTCATTGATCGCGCGCGTCGTCGACGGGGATGTACGATAGCTCCTCGCCCGACCGCGCGCACCGCAGCAAGAGCGCGCCGCGGCTCATGTCCCCCCGACCCACGAATTCGGCGGGGACAAACAGGCGCTCGCCCAGGATGCCGCCGATGGGCTCGATGTATTTGTCCGTCGCGACGCTGCCGAGCAGCACCACCTCGGCCTCGGGCGGCAGCGCGTCGGCCAGGCGCGCCGTGTCGCGGGTGAGGGGCTCGCGATAACGAGGGTTCTTCGCGTCCACGTCCACCTCGCCCATCCGCCGGAGGTCGTCGAGCGTGACGCGCGTGCCCGGTAAAACCAGGCCCCGGTCCGGGGTGATGACGAGGCAGAGGCAAGTGCCCTCCACCCTGGGCGCGAAGGTGAGCGCATACTTCAGCTTGCCCCTGAAATACAGGCCGCTCAGGAACGAGAACACCTCGCCGAGCTCGGCCCCAGGCGCGCTGCGGAGCTTCCTCGCCAGGGCAAACTGCGCCGCCGGATTGAACAAGAGGTCCGCCCGTTTGCCCTGGCACCGCGCCGGCGAGAGGAGAAAGGCTCGTACGGGAGGCATGCCCAAGGAATGGAGCAGGACCGCGTAAAACGAAAGCCTGCAAATGCGCCTGAGTTTGCCCGGCTCGTCGAGCAGGTTCGTCCCGACCGACCACCGCGCGCCGCGAGGGCCGGTTCGGGCCTCGTCAGCGTTTGTCCCGCCGCTCCTCGCTCGCCCGCACCAGCGCCGGAGGGAGGTCGACGCCGTGATCCCGCAGCCGCGGCAAGAAGCTCGGGACCGCGCCCGTGGGCACGAACTCGCCCTGCATCTCCCCGCGCGCGCCGAGGCCACGGTCATTGCGGACGAATAGGTCCTGCACGACGTACGTACCGAGGGCCGCGTCGTAGCCGCGCACCTCGGTCACGTGCGTCACGCGCCGCACGCCGTCGGTGGAGCGGACGACCTGAACGATGAGGCCGACCCCGGAGGCGATCTGGCGGCGCAAGGCGACGGCCGGCAGCTCGATGCCGCTCAGCGTGCAGAGGGTCTCGATGCGCGTCAGCGCGTCCGAGGGGTGACCGGAGCGCACCGTGGCGAGCCCGGAGTGACCGCTCGTGAAAGCCTCGACGAGCGCGAGCGCCTCCGAGCCCACGAGGTCGCCGATGATGAGTCGATCGGGGCGGAGGCGCAGCGCCGCCTCGACGAGATCGCGCATGGTCACCGACGCGCGACGACGCCGCTCGGTCGGCGAGGCCTCGAGCTGGATGACGTGCTTGCGTTGCAGCTCGAGCTCGCGCGCGCCCTCGACGACGATCACGCGCTCGCTGCCTGGAACGAACGAGGCGAGCGCGCGCAGGAGCGCCGTCTTGCCGCTGCCCGGGCCACCCGAGACGAGCACGTTGACGCGCGCGACGATGGCCGCCCGCAAGAGCTGCGCGGCGTCCTGCGTGAGGGTGCCGAGATCGACGAACCTGTCGATGGAGAGGCTCTCGCTGCGCGTCGCGCGGCGGATGGTCACGATCGGCCCCTCGGGCGCGGCAGGCGGAAGCACGGCCTCGAGGCGCGAGCCGTCGGACAGGCGCGCTTCGAGGATCGCGCGGTCGGCATCGACGGGCTCGCCGAGCACCGCGACGAGGCTGCGCAGGGCGGCGAGCAGGGCTTCGCGGCTCGGGTAACGCGCGACCGCAGGCTCGAGCAGCCCGCGACGCTCGACGAAGATCTGCGCGGGGCCGTTGATGAAGATCTCGCTCACGCCCGGATCGTCGAGCAGCGTGCGGATCGGATCGATGAACGAGGACGGCAGGACGGGCTCTTCGGAGACGGTCGTGCGGCCGAGCTCGGAGACGATCGTGCGGCTGAGCTCGGGCGAGGGAGCGCGACCGGGATCCGAGCTGCGCGTGGGCTTGACGGGCGCGGGCGCCGACGCGCGCTGCTGCATGAGCGCGGCGCGCCCGACTTGCGGCTCCGGGGCCGGTGGTTTCGCGGGACGAACCGGCGGCGCGGCGGCGGGCGGCGGCGTGGGCGCGACGGGCGCGGGCGCGGGTGGAAGCGCGGGAGGAGGCGTGGCGCGGGGCGAGGGAGAGGTGTGCGGCGAGGGCGCGCGCGGCGGCTCCGGGGGCGGCAGGGGAACGCCGACGGGCGTGAGCTGGATGCGGTACTTGCCGACGGAGATCGGCGTCCCGAACGGGGCCTCCATCGATCGGCGCCGCAGGAGGCTGTCGCCGACGAGGGTGCCCGAGGCCGAGCGATCCTCGATGCGCATGCCGCTCGGGCTGAGCTCGATGATGGCGTGCAGGCGCGAGACGAAGTCGTCCTGGATGCAGATGAGGTTCTGCTCGAGGCTGCCGATCGAGAGCATGCCTTCGACGCGGATGCGCTGCATCCGCGCGTCGGTGTCGGACTGGATGAAGACGTCGATTTCCATCACCCGGGCGCCTCTCGCGAGAGCGGCATGATACGCGATCTCAGGGAGCCCGAAAGCGCGCGGTGACCCAGATGGAGCGGCCGGGGAGCGGAAAGCCCAGGAAGTCGCTCACCGGGACCGCGATGGGCGCGCGGCGCAGGGGCGAGGGGACGTGGAGCGTGCGCAGGTCGAGGAGGTTCTGCACCTCGACCCCGATCCGCAAGCCGCGCACGAAGGGGACGTCGAGCGAGGCGCCAGCGCCGTGGAAGATGCGCGACGGCACGACGATGGTGGAGGCGGTGTCGACGGTCGTGCCCGCGACCGCGTCGACGCCGTAGCGCAGGCGCACGGGGCCGATGCGGTAGGCCGCGTCATAGGCGAGGTCGTGCATCGGTCGACCCGGCAACGGGCGGCCGCGCGAGAGGGGATCGTCGCTCGTGTTCTCCGTCGCGAGCAGCGTGTACGTGGCAGTGAGCGAGAGTCCGCGCGCGGTGAGAGCGCCCGAGAGCTCGGCGCCCCCGAGCAGCGCGCTGTCGACGTTGCCCGCACGGAAGGTGCTGCGGCCGAGCGGGAGGAAGACGATGAGATCCTCGGCACGCGTGACGAAGCCAACGAGCTCGTAGCGGAAGTGAACGCGACCGTCACCGAGGTCGCCGTGCACGCCGAGATCGGCGGAGAGGGCGCGCTCGGTGCGCAGGCGCGGATCGCCGAGGAGGGAGCCGCGATCGCCGTACAGCTCGACGAAGCTCGGAAAGCGGCGGAGCGCACCCGCGTGCGCGGAGACGACGGCGAAGTCGGACAGCCGGAGCGTCGCGCCGAGGTGGCCGCTCGGAACGAGCTCTTCGGAGGGCGCTCCATCTGCGAGCTCGACACCGCTCGTACGATCGCGGCGGCCGTCGATGCGACCGGAAGCGAAGAGGCGCAGGGCGCTCGCGGCGCGGATCTCGATCTCGGTGCCGAGGCCGCCAGCGAGGCGTGTGGCCTCGACGCCGCCGATCGCGCTCCGACCCTCGGTGGGCGCGAGGTGCTCGCCGCGCGCGTCGAGGAAGACGCCGAAGCTCACGGGTCCGAGCGGCGCGCCTCGAAAGCCGACCCCTCCGCCGGCCGCGAGGATCGACTGCGCGGAGAGGTTGCTCGTGCGCGTCAGATCGATCTCGCCGCGCGGATCCTCGACCCGCGCGCCCTCGCGCCTGCCCCACGCGGCGGCGCGGAAAGAGCCGAGCTTGCCCGCGCGGATCGAGGCGTCGACGCCGAGCACGAGGCGCGTCGTTTCGAGGTGCGGGAAGGTGGTGGGGAAGTTCGCGGAGCCAGGCAGACCGTTGCGCCGCGCGTCACCGAAGAGCGTGGCGCCGACGCTGCCCCAGGTCCGCTCGAGCGAGGCGCGCGCGATCGCGCCAGCGGACAGGGCGTCGGCGTTGGTGCGCACGCGAGGGACGGGCGAGCCGGTGCGCGGATCGGTGGTCTCGTACGTGAAGTCGCCATCGGAGCGCGACGCGAACACGCCCGTGCCGAGCTTGAGATCGCCGACCGCGCGCACGTCGCCGGCGCGGACCTTGAGCGCGCCGAACGAGCCTGCGAGCACCTGCGTCTCGGTACGCGCGCCCGTGAGCGGCGAGGGCGGCTCGATCACGAGCAGGCCGCCGAGGTAGCCCGTCGTGCCGAGCGAGGCGGGCGCGAAACCTCGATGAACACGGAAGCTCGCGCCGGGCCAGAGCGGCAGCGAGCCGACGTCGAGCGAGGGATCGGCGCCGCCCGTGAGAGGGATGCCGGCGAGCAGCACGCCGACCTGCGTGGAGGCCGAGCCGCGGATGGAGAGCACGGACTGCGCGCCATCGGCGCCGAGGCGCCTCACGTGAACGCTCGGCAGCTCTGCGAGCAGCGATGCGGCATCGACGGGCTCTCGCGCGCGCGCATCGGTCGACGTGCGCGAGGCGTAGCCGGAGACGGTCGAGCCGCGAACGGTGACCTCGAGCTCCTCGTCGGATGCGCTGGCGGGCTCGTCGGCGCGCGCGGGCGCGACCGCGGCGAGGAGGGCGCCGAGGGCGGCCACACCGATCGAACGAGCGCTGCGCCGGGTCCGCATTCGAGCAGCGCCCCGTAGATCGTTCCGGGCGCGAGGGCGAGCGTCGTGGCGAGGGGGGTCGTCCGGGACGGGCGCGGTAGGTGCCGTTGACCTCTGCGCTGACCAGGGATGTGCGGAAAAACTCGCGTCCTTCCTTTCCTTCCCGGCTCTTCTGCTGCTACCTAAGATTCATGCGAAAGCTCAGCACGACCGTCCGCTTTCTGGCCGCCGGCCTGTTTGGCGCCGGGGCCCTGACCATGCTGGCGCCAGAGGCGCAGGCCGAGATTGTGATCAAAAAACCGAATGATCACCCTGTCTACAGAGCCGAGCTGGAGCCGCACGCAAACCTCATCGCCTACCGCTACCGTGACTATGGTGGCCGGCGCGGCGGACGCTACCGCGCTTTCGGCGATCCCGAGTTCGGCGGCGGTTTCCGCGCCTCGATCGAGCTTGCGGACCCGGCGTTCGTTCCAAGCATCAACAACACGATCGCGATCAGCTTCGGCCTCGACTTCACCAACTGCCACTACTGCCGTTACAACGACTTCTCGATCTGGTCGCCCGTCGCCCTTCAGTGGAACTTTTTCCTCTCCGACCGCTGGAGCGTCTTCGCCGAGTTCGGCGGCATCCTGCGCAGCGACGGCTTCTACCGCGACATCTGGCTCGATCCGGCGATCTGGGTCGGCGGCCGCTTCCACTTCAACGACAAGGTCGCGCTGACCATGCGGGCCGGCATTCCCTGGTTCAGCGTCGGCGTATCGTTCTTCGTCGGAAGCTGATCACGCGCGGCTGGCCAGGCCGTAAACCTCCGCGGCGGCGCGCCCCGAGCGTCAAGGGCGCGCCCCCTGTCCCTGCTCGCCCGTCCTGGGGTCCGCCCGGGCCGCGTCGTGCCCGAATCCGGCTCGTCCCACTTGCGGGCGTGCGGAGCGGCGTTCGCGCGGTTAGACTGGATCCCGAATGAACGATGTCGGCTTCATCCTGATCGGGATCCTCGGCCTGGCCGTGTTGATGGTGGTCCACGAGGCTGGCCACTACTTCGCGGCGCGTGCCTTCGGCATGCGCGTGACGAAGTTCTCGATCGGCTTCGGGCCGCCGTTCTTCCGGATCGTCCCCAAGGACGGCTATTTCTGGTTCGCCACCGCGATGGACCGCGTGCGCATCCGGCTGTGGAGGCACAACCCGGAGAAGCACGGCCCCACGATCTACCAAGTCGCGATGATCCCCTTCCTGGCGTACGTGCACATCGCCGGGATGAACCCGATCGACGAGATCGATCCGAAGGACAAGGGCAGCTACGCGAACGCCAGCGTCCTCGCCCGCATCGTGACGATCTTCGGCGGGCCGCTGTCGAATTACCTGTTCGCGTCGGTGTTCTTCTTCTTCGCGTTCCTCTTCGGCGGCAAGGCGGCCATCATCCACGTCAATGGCGAGCCGAACCTCGCGACGTACGTGGACGTCCTGCCCGGCCGCCCCGCCGAGGCCGCGGGCCTGCGCTCGGGCGACAAGATCGTCGAGGTCGGGGGCACGCCCGTCGGGAGCTGGGACGAGATGGCCAAGCAGATCTCCGAGCGCCCCGGCAAGCAGACGACCATCGTGGTCGAGCGCGACAGCCAGCGCGTCCCGCTCGAGGTCACGCCGAGCGACGAGAAGGGCAGCGGCAAGATCGGCGTCGCCGCGCACAAGCTCGAGGTGCCCGTCCGCGAGGCCGCAGTGCTCGCGATGACCGAGCCGCCGAAGGTCGTGAAGAACCTGGTGATCGGCCTCGGCCAGCTCGTCACGGGCAAGGCCGAGGGCGAGCTCGGCGGGCCGATCCGCATCGTGAAGGAGACCGCGCAGGCCGCGAAGATGGGCGGCGCGGAGCTGATGCGCCTGCTCGGCGGGCTGTCGGCGTACCTCGGCGCGTTCAACCTGATCCCGTTCCCCGCGCTCGACGGCGGGCGGCTCGTGTTCCTCGGCTACGAGGCCGCGACGCGGCGCCGGGCGAACCGCGAGATCGAGTCGTACATCCA includes:
- a CDS encoding YwqG family protein is translated as MPLTREETRALLDRALPFEGPRFDLRLADGADAIRDDDNGDLVARLVLSTYDEDAEGARSVRDLKEQEVRLVPKAHRDDRDRAEAFVRASIKSLGPLVEGFFGGEPEMLTPSDLICGELLDDPALRSEAEFAAAIADVERLAQVWEGRDRAQVLEVAESCGIGEHGPALLALRRNSIRIRADELDEDDAVALPVGESRIGGLPDLPRGMEWPRYEDRPLVFLAQIDLSETTLLDDEDLLPHTGWLWFFYDALESKEPNDATWRGGARVIYRDVDRARLVRASPPEHPSMPEPFPAHALTLESERVMPPLETPFLTLLASSPGALHGFGDFLWRTAEWDPERPIHRLLGYATPLQGDPYLYAHVGAIGESFEGWNDAGERERAILRGATEWRLLLQIDSEPDNRLLHQDGGYYYIFIREEALRARRFEEAWGVFQSH
- a CDS encoding ATPase, T2SS/T4P/T4SS family, with the protein product MEIDVFIQSDTDARMQRIRVEGMLSIGSLEQNLICIQDDFVSRLHAIIELSPSGMRIEDRSASGTLVGDSLLRRRSMEAPFGTPISVGKYRIQLTPVGVPLPPPEPPRAPSPHTSPSPRATPPPALPPAPAPVAPTPPPAAAPPVRPAKPPAPEPQVGRAALMQQRASAPAPVKPTRSSDPGRAPSPELSRTIVSELGRTTVSEEPVLPSSFIDPIRTLLDDPGVSEIFINGPAQIFVERRGLLEPAVARYPSREALLAALRSLVAVLGEPVDADRAILEARLSDGSRLEAVLPPAAPEGPIVTIRRATRSESLSIDRFVDLGTLTQDAAQLLRAAIVARVNVLVSGGPGSGKTALLRALASFVPGSERVIVVEGARELELQRKHVIQLEASPTERRRRASVTMRDLVEAALRLRPDRLIIGDLVGSEALALVEAFTSGHSGLATVRSGHPSDALTRIETLCTLSGIELPAVALRRQIASGVGLIVQVVRSTDGVRRVTHVTEVRGYDAALGTYVVQDLFVRNDRGLGARGEMQGEFVPTGAVPSFLPRLRDHGVDLPPALVRASEERRDKR
- a CDS encoding TonB-dependent receptor domain-containing protein, whose product is MAALGALLAAVAPARADEPASASDEELEVTVRGSTVSGYASRTSTDARAREPVDAASLLAELPSVHVRRLGADGAQSVLSIRGSASTQVGVLLAGIPLTGGADPSLDVGSLPLWPGASFRVHRGFAPASLGTTGYLGGLLVIEPPSPLTGARTETQVLAGSFGALKVRAGDVRAVGDLKLGTGVFASRSDGDFTYETTDPRTGSPVPRVRTNADALSAGAIARASLERTWGSVGATLFGDARRNGLPGSANFPTTFPHLETTRLVLGVDASIRAGKLGSFRAAAWGRREGARVEDPRGEIDLTRTSNLSAQSILAAGGGVGFRGAPLGPVSFGVFLDARGEHLAPTEGRSAIGGVEATRLAGGLGTEIEIRAASALRLFASGRIDGRRDRTSGVELADGAPSEELVPSGHLGATLRLSDFAVVSAHAGALRRFPSFVELYGDRGSLLGDPRLRTERALSADLGVHGDLGDGRVHFRYELVGFVTRAEDLIVFLPLGRSTFRAGNVDSALLGGAELSGALTARGLSLTATYTLLATENTSDDPLSRGRPLPGRPMHDLAYDAAYRIGPVRLRYGVDAVAGTTVDTASTIVVPSRIFHGAGASLDVPFVRGLRIGVEVQNLLDLRTLHVPSPLRRAPIAVPVSDFLGFPLPGRSIWVTARFRAP
- a CDS encoding M50 family metallopeptidase, translating into MNDVGFILIGILGLAVLMVVHEAGHYFAARAFGMRVTKFSIGFGPPFFRIVPKDGYFWFATAMDRVRIRLWRHNPEKHGPTIYQVAMIPFLAYVHIAGMNPIDEIDPKDKGSYANASVLARIVTIFGGPLSNYLFASVFFFFAFLFGGKAAIIHVNGEPNLATYVDVLPGRPAEAAGLRSGDKIVEVGGTPVGSWDEMAKQISERPGKQTTIVVERDSQRVPLEVTPSDEKGSGKIGVAAHKLEVPVREAAVLAMTEPPKVVKNLVIGLGQLVTGKAEGELGGPIRIVKETAQAAKMGGAELMRLLGGLSAYLGAFNLIPFPALDGGRLVFLGYEAATRRRANREIESYIHAIGLVALLALVLWVTIFKDIGFGAK